The proteins below come from a single Vitis vinifera cultivar Pinot Noir 40024 chromosome 9, ASM3070453v1 genomic window:
- the LOC132254265 gene encoding cuscuta receptor 1-like, producing the protein MSSLGSLDLSANSFSRKVPKQLLALHVLFSFVGFCQLNKLQELDLSYNLFQGILPPCLNNFTSLRLLDISANLFSGNLSSPLLPNLTSLEYIDLSYNQFEGSFSFSSFANHSKLQVVILGRDNIKFKEFGRDNKKFEVETEYPVGWVPLFQLKVLSLSSCKLTGDLPGFLQYQFRLVGVDLSHNNLTGSFPNWLLENNTRLEILLLRNNSLMGQLLPLGPNTRINSLDISHNQLDGQLQENVAHMIPNITSLNLSNNGFEGIIPSSIAELRALQILDLSTNNFSGEVPKQLLAAKDLEILKLSNNKFHGEIFSRDFNLTGLLCLYLGNNQFTGTLSNVISRISWLWVLDVSNNYMSGEIPSWIGNMTLLRTLVMGNNNFKGKLPPEISQLQRMEFLDVSQNALSGSLPSLKSMEYLEHLHLQGNMFTGLIPRDFLNSSNLLTLDIRENRLFGSIPNSISALLKLRILLLRGNLLSGFIPNHLCHLTEISLMDLSNNSFSGPIPRCFGHIRFGETKKEDNVFGQFMYWYELNSDLVYAGYLVKHWEFLSPTYNEKDEVEFVTKNRHDFYRGGILEFMSGLDLSCNNLTGEIPHELGMLSWIRALNLSHNQLNGSIPKSFSNLSQIESLDLSYNKLGGEIPLELVELNFLEVFSVAYNNFSGRVPDTKAQFGTFDERSYEGNPFLCGELLKRKCNTSIESPCAPSQSFESEAKWYDINHVVFFASFTTSYIMILLGFVIILYINPYWRHRWFNFIEECIYSCYYFVFDSLSKLSAYLYN; encoded by the exons ATGAGTTCCTTAGGGTCGTTGGATTTGTCTGCTAATAGTTTCTCAAGGAAAGTACCAAAGCAATTGCTTGCG TTACATGTCTTATTCTCTTTTGTAGGTTTCTGCCAATTGAATAAGCTTCAAGAGTTAGATCTTTCTTACAACTTATTCCAAGGGATCCTTCCTCCATGTTTGAATAATTTCACATCTCTGAGGTTATTGGATATCTCTGCCAACCTATTCTCCGGAAATCTTTCTTCCCCTTTATTACCTAATCTCACATCCCTGGAGTACATCGATCTCAGTTATAATCAGTTTGAGGGTTCATTCTCTTTCAGCTCTTTTGCTAATCACTCCAAGCTTCAAGTGGTCATACTTGGAAGGGATAACATCAAATTTAAGGAATTTGGAAGGGATAACAAAAAATTTGAGGTAGAAACTGAATATCCAGTTGGTTGGGTTCCCCTGTTTCAGTTGAAGGTTCTCTCTCTATCCAGCTGTAAGCTCACCGGTGACCTTCCTGGTTTTCTTCAATACCAATTCAGGTTAGTGGGGGTTGATCTCTCCCATAATAACTTGACAGGAAGTTTCCCCAATTGGCTGCTTGAAAACAATACGAGACTGGAAATTCTACTCCTGAGGAATAACTCTTTAATGGGTCAACTACTTCCCTTGGGACCTAATACCCGTATCAATTCATTGGATATCTCACACAATCAGTTGGATGGACAACTTCAAGAAAATGTGGCCCATATGATTCCAAATATTACGTCTCTAAATTTATCCAACAATGGTTTTGAAGGTATTATCCCATCCTCAATAGCTGAACTAAGAGCCTTACAGATTTTGGATTTGTCTACCAATAATTTCTCTGGAGAAGTACCAAAGCAATTGCTTGCAGCAAAAGATTTGGAGATTctgaaattatcaaataataaatttcatggtGAAATATTTTCAAGGGACTTTAACTTGACTGGGTTATTGTGTTTGTATTTGGGCAATAATCAGTTCACGGGAACTCTGTCAAATGTAATCTCCAGAATCTCTTGGTTGTGGGTGTTGGATGTGAGCAACAACTACATGTCAGGTGAAATTCCAAGCTGGATAGGTAACATGACATTATTGAGAACATTGGTCATGGGcaacaataattttaaaggcAAATTACCACCTGAGATTTCTCAATTGCAACGGATGGAGTTTCTTGACGTTTCTCAAAATGCTCTTTCAGGATCTCTTCCTTCTTTGAAGAGCATGGAGTATTTAGAGCATCTACATTTGCAAGGGAACATGTTTACAGGATTAATACCCAGAGattttctcaattcctcaaatCTATTGACTTTGGATATTAGAGAAAACAGGTTATTTGGAAGTATTCCCAATTCAATCTCTGCACTTTTGAAGCTAAGGATTCTTTTGCTGAGAGGGAACCTTTTAAGTGGTTTTATTCCAAATCATCTTTGTCATTTGACTGAAATAAGCTTGATGGATCTTTCAAACAACTCTTTTTCAGGGCCAATTCCTAGATGCTTTGGCCATATCCGATTTGGGGAGACGAAAAAGGAGGACAACGTGTTTGGACAGTTCATGTATTGGTATGAACTGAATTCTGATCTTGTATATGCAGGTTACTTGGTGAAACATTGGGAGTTCTTAAGTCCAACATATaatgaaaaagatgaagttgagTTTGTCACCAAGAACAGGCATGACTTCTACAGAGGTGGCATCCTTGAATTCATGTCTGGATTGGACTTATCATGTAACAACTTGACAGGTGAAATTCCTCATGAACTTGGAATGCTAAGTTGGATTCGTGCATTGAACTTGTCTCACAATCAATTGAATGGCTCCATTCCAAAGAGTTTCTCCAATCTTTCTCAAATAGAGAGCTTAGACCTTTCTTATAATAAACTGGGTGGAGAAATTCCTCTAGAGCTAGTTGAACTCAATTTTTTAGAGGTGTTTAGTGTGGCTTACAACAACTTCTCTGGTAGAGTTCCAGATACCAAAGCACAATTTGGGACATTTGATGAAAGAAGCTATGAAGGTAATCCTTTCCTTTGTGGGGAACTATTAAAGAGGAAATGCAACACAAGTATTGAGTCACCATGCGCACCATCACAGTCTTTTGAAAGTGAGGCAAAATGGTATGATATCAATCATGTTGTTTTCTTTGCAAGTTTTACTACTTCATATATCATGATCTTGTTAGGATTTGTTATCATCCTTTACATCAATCCTTATTGGCGTCATAGATGGTTCAATTTTATCGAGGAATGTATATATTCCtgctattattttgtttttgatagtCTTTCCAAGTTATCggcatatttgtataattag